The Bacteroidales bacterium genome contains the following window.
GGAGATCTGATCGAATCGTCCGTTCACACTTCCGCTTCCTGAGATCGAAAAACCATCTACCGTCTGGACAGGAATGCTCAGGTAATACCCCTGAATCAGGATGCGTACCTTTCTGGATTGTCCGAGCTGATAGAAATTACTGATTTCAATTTCCTCGCCGGAGGAAGATGCAGAGGTTATGGTTACGGTATAAGAAGCAGGGGGGTATTTATCGCTGGTTTCACGGCATTGCCATGTTCCTGACAGTTCAAGGGCGGGGTTATCGGGATAGGGCACATCGGCTTCACAGGCGGCGAGCAGAATGAGCAGTCCAAATGCTACAATCTGAGGCAGTCGAATCGTTTTCCGTTTCTTTGTTCTCCGATGCATATGTTATTTTATCAAGGAAGATTGTTCCGTCAATGGATTTGGCTTATAGAAATCATTCATTGCAGAACATATTGCTGATGGTATTCCTCACCAGTTGCTCTTCTGCCTGCCAGGGCAAGGTGACTTTCAGCAGGGGGGTCCGCTGAAGTTCCCTTTCGATGGAGAGGCGTGCATTGGGGTTTCCGGCCCAGCTGCGCCGGTTGATTCCGTTATTCACATCCCAGAAGAGCATGCTGTGAAGCTGTTTGTCGGCCAATGGGCTTCCGTCAAGTACCATGCCAAATCCTCCGTTAATGACTTCGCCCCAGCCTACACCGCCTCCGTTGTGAAGTGAAACCCAGGTAGCGCCGCGGAAGGCATCACCAATGACGTTGTGCACCGCCATATCAGCCGTAAATTTCGATCCGTCGCGGATATCGGACGTTTCCCGAAAGGGAGAGTCAGTGCCCGACACGTCGTGGTGGTCGCGTCCAATCACTACCGGAGCACTGAGGAGACCTTCCCGCACCGCCTTGTTAAATTCGGCGGCAATGCGGATGCGTCCTGCGGCATCAGCATAGAGAATTCTGGCCTGGCTTCCTACCACCAGATTGTTTTTTCCGGCATTTTTTATCCAGTTGAGGTTGTCGTTCAGCTGTGTTTTGATTTCCGGGGGGCTTTCCCTGAGCAACTCTTCCAGTACCTGCGTGGCAATTTTGTCAGTTTTTTCCAGATCAGCGGGATGGCATGAAGTGCAGACCCAGCGGAAAGGTCCGAATCCAAAATCGAAATAGAGGGGGCCCATAATATCTTCAACGTACGAGGGGTATCTGAACGAGCCATCCGCTTTCAAAACCGGAGCCCCGGCTCTGGATGACTCCAGAAGAAAAGCATTACCGTAATCCCAGAAGTACATGCCCCGGGCAGCCACCTGATTGATGGCTTCTACCTGGCGACGAAGGGATTCATGGACTTTTTTACGGAATGTCCCAGGGTCACCGGCCATCATCGTATTGGCCTCTTCAAAGCTGAGGCCAACGGGATAATATCCTCCCCCGTAAGGATTGTGAAGGGAGGTCTGATCAGAGCCCAGTTCCACTTCAATATTCCGGGCGGCAATGTATTCCCAGACATCGACCACATTTCCCAGATAGGCTACCGACAAGGGTTCTTTTTTTTGTTTTGCCTTGAGGGCCTGACTTACGGCTTTACCGATATCGGTATATACCTCATCTACCCACCCCTGGTGGTATCTTTTCCGGAGGGCTTTTTCATTCACTTCGGCAATCAGGCAGACGCCGCCGGCAATAGTAGCCGCTTTGGGCTGGGCTCCCGACATGCCTCCCAGTCCGGATGTTACAAAAAGTTTTCCCCGCAGGTCGGATGCAGTATGGCCGGAATATTTTCTACCGGCATTCAGCACGGTGATGGTGGTTCCGTGCACAATCCCCTGCGGGCCAATGTACATGTAACTGCCGGCAGTCATCTGTCCGTACTGGGTAACGCCCAGAGCATTGTATTTGTCATATTCCGAGGCTGCAGAATAGTTGGGTATCATCATTCCGTTGGTAACCACAACTCTGGGTACTTCAGGAGCCGAAGGAAAAAGTCCGGCCGGATGGCCGGAATAGATAACCAGGGTTTGCTCGTCTGTCATGGTGGCCAGGTATTGCATTACGAGCAGATACTGAGCCCAGTTCTGGAATACTGCACCATTGCCTCCGTATGTGATCAGTTCATGCGGGTGCTGGGCCACCGCTTCATCCAGATTGTTGGAAATCATCAGCATGATGGCAGCAGCCTTTTTCGATTTGCAGGGGTATTCATCAATGGGACGTGCTTTTATTGGATACGTCGGCCGGAAGCGGTACATGTATATGTGCCCATGGTTTTTGAGCTCTTCTGCAAACTCCCGGGCGAGCACGTCATGAAACTCGGGCCTGAAGTACCTGAGGGCATTCCTCACGGCGAGCACTTTTTCATCGAATGAAAGCAAATCCTTGCGCTTTGGCGCATGGTTCACCGAAGGATCCCAAACCGGTGCCGGAGGCAACTCATTGGGAATACCCTGAAGAATAGCCTGCTGGAAATCGTTCATGAGTGTTTTTTTACAAAGTTATCACTTTTGAAGAATGCCGGAAGCATGTTTTTTTTATAACCGGACGTTGTTTTACAACATTCCGCCGGAATGTTTATCTTTGGGTATTAAAGATCGTATTTATGCAACGAAAACATTCCCTATGGTTTCTGGCAGGCGTGGTTCTGCCCTTTTTGCTGTCGTCCTGCGGATACAACAAAATGGTTACCCTCGACGAACAGGTAAAATCGCAATGGGCTCAGGTTCAGAATGCCTATCAGCGGCGGGCTGACCTGATACCCAATCTGGTGAACACCGTGAAAGGTGCGGCAAACTTTGAACAGCAAACGCTCACCCAGGTTATTGAAGCGCGGGCAAAAGCAACTTCAGTAAATATTTCGGCCGACCAGCTGACGGCTGAAAACTTCCAGAAGTTTCAGGCCGCCCAGGACAATCTGAGTTCTGCCCTGTCGCGCCTTCTGGTGGTTGTTGAACAATATCCTACCCTGAAGGCCAATCAGAACTACCTTGACCTGCAGGCTCAGCTGGAAGGCACGGAAAACCGGATTTCGGTGGAACGAAAAAAATTCAATGAAATTACCCAGCAATACAATTCCACTATCCGCAAGTGGCAATACATACTGACAGCCAAAATTTTCGGTTTCAAGGAGAAGGAGTATTTCAAGGCTGTTGAAGGAGCTGAAAAACCACCCACTGTCCAGTTCTGATTATGAAACCAGACGAATACTTTACTCCTGAGGAAAAGCAGAAAATACTTGATGCTATTGCTCAGGCCGAAAAGGAAACATCGGGAGAAATCAGGGTGCATATCGAAAAGGACTGCAAAACCGATGTTCTTGACAGGGCAGCCTATCTTTTTGCCACGCTGGGAATGCACAAGACCAAATTACGGAACGGGGTTCTGATTTATGTAGCAATGGAGGACCGTAAATTTGCCATTTTGGGCGATGCGGGAATTAATGCCAGGGTACCGGCGGGTTTCTGGGATCATGTAAGTGAGGTGATGGTCTCATATTTCCGGGAAGGAAAACTGGCAGAAGGTTTGGCAGAAGGAATCAGACTGGCCGGCGAACAGCTGAAACAGTACTTCCCATGGCAGGAAGGAGATACAAACGAACTGAAGGATGATATTTCTTACGGGGAGGAAACAGCACAATGAAAACCAAATGCATTTCCCTTATTCTGTTTTTTATCCTGGGAGGAATGATTTTCGGGCAGGAAGATGTTTTTCCTCCACGTCCGGAGCCACCGCAGGCTGTCAATGATTATGCCGGTTTTCTTTCTCCCCAGGATGCCCGGAAGCTGGAGCAGAAGCTGGATGATTTTACTGCCCGAACCTCAACAGCCATCGTTATAGCCATTGTGCCCGATCTGCAAGGATATGACCCTTCGGATTATGCATTCCGGCTTGCCGAGAAGTGGGGTGTTGGCCAAAAGGGCAAAAACAACGGCATCCTGCTGCTGGTAAAACCCAAAACGGAACGTTCAAAAGGAGAGGTTTTTATTGCGGTAGGATACGGCCTGGAGGGCGTTGTGCCGGATGCTGTAGCCTCGCGGATTGTCCGCAACGAAATTATCCCGCGCTTTCAGCAGGGAGATTATGCCGGAGGGCTGGATGCTGCTGTCAATATCCTGATGGGCTTAACCGGCAAGGAATTTACCGCTGATGATTACATGAAGCGTGGAAACGGTGCAGCAGGAGGTGTTGTTGCTGTTGTTCTGCTTGTGCTGATTGTCGTATTGATTTCGGTAATGACAAATGCCCGTCGTTCTCGGCATTATTCAGTTGGAAAATCCGGCATTCCCTGGTGGGTGTGGCTGATGATGGCCAACAGCGGAAGTAAATCGCACCGGGGTAGCTGGGGAAGCTTCAGCTCAGGTTCCGGTATGTTTGGAGGAGGCGGGGGAGGCGGTTTTGGCGGTTTCGGAGGCGGAAGCTTCGGTGGTGGAGGTGCCGGAGGATCATGGTAACGAACATGCGGCTCAGATTTCTTTTCTTTTTTGTTATAGGGTTTTCCCTTTCAGGATGGTCGCAGACCGATTCGTCGGTTCTGCGTTTGCTCTTCACCGGAGATATCATGGGCCACAGTCCCCAGATCGAGTCGGCATGGAACCGTGATGCAGGAAGTTACTTCTATGACTCCTGTTTTGTCTTTGTAAAGCCAATCATTGAATCAGCTGATCTGGCCATCGGAAATCTGGAACTTACCTTTGCCGGGCCGCCCTATACAGGATACCCCAGATTCAGCAGTCCCGATGCACTTGGTCTGGCATTGAAAAATGCCGGTTTTGATGTGCTCTGTACAGCCAATAACCACGCAGCCGACCGGGGGTATGAAGGCCTGGTGCGGACACTCAATGTCCTCGACTCTCTGAAGCTTACATATACTGGCACCTTTCGAAGTCAGGCCGAACGGGATTCTGCTTATCCCCTTCTGGTTGAAGCCAAAGGAATTCGCCTGG
Protein-coding sequences here:
- a CDS encoding urocanate hydratase encodes the protein MNDFQQAILQGIPNELPPAPVWDPSVNHAPKRKDLLSFDEKVLAVRNALRYFRPEFHDVLAREFAEELKNHGHIYMYRFRPTYPIKARPIDEYPCKSKKAAAIMLMISNNLDEAVAQHPHELITYGGNGAVFQNWAQYLLVMQYLATMTDEQTLVIYSGHPAGLFPSAPEVPRVVVTNGMMIPNYSAASEYDKYNALGVTQYGQMTAGSYMYIGPQGIVHGTTITVLNAGRKYSGHTASDLRGKLFVTSGLGGMSGAQPKAATIAGGVCLIAEVNEKALRKRYHQGWVDEVYTDIGKAVSQALKAKQKKEPLSVAYLGNVVDVWEYIAARNIEVELGSDQTSLHNPYGGGYYPVGLSFEEANTMMAGDPGTFRKKVHESLRRQVEAINQVAARGMYFWDYGNAFLLESSRAGAPVLKADGSFRYPSYVEDIMGPLYFDFGFGPFRWVCTSCHPADLEKTDKIATQVLEELLRESPPEIKTQLNDNLNWIKNAGKNNLVVGSQARILYADAAGRIRIAAEFNKAVREGLLSAPVVIGRDHHDVSGTDSPFRETSDIRDGSKFTADMAVHNVIGDAFRGATWVSLHNGGGVGWGEVINGGFGMVLDGSPLADKQLHSMLFWDVNNGINRRSWAGNPNARLSIERELQRTPLLKVTLPWQAEEQLVRNTISNMFCNE
- a CDS encoding LemA family protein, whose product is MQRKHSLWFLAGVVLPFLLSSCGYNKMVTLDEQVKSQWAQVQNAYQRRADLIPNLVNTVKGAANFEQQTLTQVIEARAKATSVNISADQLTAENFQKFQAAQDNLSSALSRLLVVVEQYPTLKANQNYLDLQAQLEGTENRISVERKKFNEITQQYNSTIRKWQYILTAKIFGFKEKEYFKAVEGAEKPPTVQF
- a CDS encoding TPM domain-containing protein — protein: MKPDEYFTPEEKQKILDAIAQAEKETSGEIRVHIEKDCKTDVLDRAAYLFATLGMHKTKLRNGVLIYVAMEDRKFAILGDAGINARVPAGFWDHVSEVMVSYFREGKLAEGLAEGIRLAGEQLKQYFPWQEGDTNELKDDISYGEETAQ
- a CDS encoding TPM domain-containing protein encodes the protein MKTKCISLILFFILGGMIFGQEDVFPPRPEPPQAVNDYAGFLSPQDARKLEQKLDDFTARTSTAIVIAIVPDLQGYDPSDYAFRLAEKWGVGQKGKNNGILLLVKPKTERSKGEVFIAVGYGLEGVVPDAVASRIVRNEIIPRFQQGDYAGGLDAAVNILMGLTGKEFTADDYMKRGNGAAGGVVAVVLLVLIVVLISVMTNARRSRHYSVGKSGIPWWVWLMMANSGSKSHRGSWGSFSSGSGMFGGGGGGGFGGFGGGSFGGGGAGGSW